A region of Vanessa cardui chromosome 1, ilVanCard2.1, whole genome shotgun sequence DNA encodes the following proteins:
- the LOC124533931 gene encoding B1 protein-like, translating to MKAVIFICIVIIASLEAHNVHLSQTQKEKVKSYTVECIKETGVKPEIIGEAKKGHLSDDEGLKKFILCFFQKASIVTPDGKLNSDVALSKLPSGIDKIAAAKTLNECKNRKGNSPADTAFEIFKCYYANTKQHVLFE from the exons ATGAAggcggttatttttatttgtattgtgatTATCGCGAGTTTGGAAGCGCAT AACGTCCATTTATCACAAACGCAAAAAGAAAAGGTCAAAAGTTACACAGTAGAATGTATAAAAGAGACCGGCGTGAAACCAGAAATTATAGGCGAAGCGAAGAAAGGACACCTGTCTGATGATGAGGGTTTGAAGAAGTTCATACTTTGTTTCTTCCAAAAAGCAAGCATAGTAACTCCAGATGGAAAATTGAACAGTGACGTAGCTCTATCGAAGTTGCCCAGCGGTATTGACAAGATCGCAGCAGCGAAAACGTTGAACGAATGTAAAAACAGGAAAGGAAACAGCCCCGCGGACACCGCTTTCGAAATATTCAAATGCTATTACGCCAATACAAAACAACACGTCTTATttgagtaa